The Osmia bicornis bicornis chromosome 12, iOsmBic2.1, whole genome shotgun sequence genome includes a region encoding these proteins:
- the LOC114878219 gene encoding ribonuclease P protein subunit p25-like protein: MGKSKLKRKKWTKNLKDEPKDSGVPIPNLPEKFLLMRVKSGTKLRNVLGYALKEFSKYNNVVWTAAGQGIGKAISCAEIFKKKQGNLHQITKLHYVESTKSRTEKKGDLNVETRHVPEIHILLAKEIKDTSEPGYQAPDDCGEFLNDEDVKNNKKDRRQEAGNMSCIDAEEFAAMGLRTGQKRPKKEQQAEAPPKKNKKRDG; this comes from the exons ATGGgtaaatcaaaattaaagagaaagaaatggACAAAGAATTTAAAAGATGAACCAAAAGATTCAGGCGTTCCTATACCGAATCTACCAGAAAAGTTTCTTCTGATGCGT GTGAAAAGTGGCACGAAGCTTAGAAACGTTTTAGGATATGCAttgaaagaattttcaaaatacaatAACGTTGTTTGGACTGCAGCAGGTCAGGGGATTGGAAAAGCCATTTCCTGTGCGGAGATTTTTAAGAAGAAACAAGGAAACCTTCATCAGATTACCAAGCTGCATTACGTCGA ATCGACGAAATCGAGAACGGAAAAGAAAGGTGATTTGAACGTAGAAACTCGCCATGTACCGGAAATACACATTCTGTTAGCGAAAGAGATAAAGGACACATCAGAACCTgg TTACCAAGCACCCGATGATTGTggagaatttttaaacgatgaagatgtgaaaaataacaaaaaagatAGGAGACAGGAAGCTGGTAATATGTCCTGCATTGACGCTGAGGAATTTGCAGCTATGGGCTTGAGAACGGGTCAAAAAAGACCGAAAAAAGAGCAGCAAGCTGAAGCGCCAcctaaaaaaaataagaagagAGATGGATGA